In one window of candidate division KSB1 bacterium DNA:
- a CDS encoding protein arginine kinase, producing MAKQSNKMKFNLSGVSSSSTDQLIEASLPESPRWLLGDGRHSDLVISCRIRLARNLKDFGFPNRAPSEKLNEILDMIEHCLEQTEELRGAVFVRLSDLEELDRQFLMERRLISPQFMKLERPCGLIIGPDEMISIMINEEDHLRIQALQSGLELERTWQLVRRIDDAFARTLNFAYSDQFGYLTACPTNTGTGMRVSVFIHLSALALSGRIEKIVGEIAPSEVAIRGFYGEGSDILGNIFQISNQLTLGRTEQSIMRRIENMTEQLIQLEQQASHDLLQENPLLVEDKVYRAIGTIKYARMLNSVEAVNLLSLIKLGSSMRLIDPIDHRTFNELLVLIQPAHLQKLNHATLSAQDRDILRIKLIRKRLNL from the coding sequence ATGGCGAAACAATCCAACAAAATGAAGTTCAATTTGTCTGGTGTGAGCAGTTCTAGTACTGACCAGCTCATTGAGGCCAGCCTCCCAGAATCACCGCGCTGGTTGCTCGGTGACGGCCGGCATTCCGACCTGGTTATATCCTGTCGAATCCGCCTTGCGCGAAATCTCAAAGATTTCGGTTTCCCCAATCGCGCACCCTCCGAGAAATTAAATGAGATACTGGACATGATTGAACATTGTCTGGAACAAACCGAGGAACTGAGGGGTGCAGTTTTTGTTAGGCTGAGCGACTTAGAGGAGCTGGATCGTCAATTCCTGATGGAACGCCGGTTGATCAGCCCACAATTCATGAAACTGGAACGACCGTGTGGTTTGATCATCGGTCCAGATGAAATGATCAGCATCATGATCAATGAAGAGGATCACCTGCGCATCCAGGCGTTGCAATCGGGGCTGGAGCTGGAACGGACCTGGCAATTGGTGCGGCGCATCGATGATGCATTCGCCCGAACGCTGAACTTCGCCTATTCGGATCAATTCGGTTATCTCACAGCTTGTCCAACCAATACTGGGACTGGCATGAGGGTTTCGGTGTTCATCCACTTGTCTGCTCTCGCGCTTTCAGGCAGGATTGAGAAAATCGTTGGCGAAATCGCTCCAAGCGAGGTAGCGATCCGCGGGTTTTATGGCGAAGGAAGCGACATTTTGGGCAACATCTTTCAAATTTCGAATCAATTGACATTGGGTCGAACCGAACAATCGATCATGCGGCGCATCGAAAATATGACTGAACAATTGATCCAACTCGAGCAACAAGCCTCCCACGACCTATTGCAAGAAAACCCGTTGCTGGTTGAAGACAAGGTTTATCGGGCAATCGGCACAATAAAATATGCTAGAATGCTCAATTCTGTCGAAGCGGTGAATCTCTTATCGCTGATAAAATTGGGTTCATCTATGCGTTTGATCGATCCGATCGATCATCGGACATTTAATGAGTTGCTCGTGTTGATTCAACCCGCTCATTTACAGAAGCTGAATCATGCGACGCTGAGCGCTCAGGATCGAGATATTTTGAGAATAAAATTGATAAGAAAAAGATTGAATTTATAA
- a CDS encoding ATP-dependent Clp protease ATP-binding subunit, producing MKKNFSSRVQIVMQYAREEALRLGHDYIGTEHLLLGLIREGEGVAIEILKNLGCDIDELKRSVEDAVRTTGDTMTIGDIPLTKRAEKILKMAYMEAERYKSDVTGTEHLLLALVREREGVAAQVLLSFDITYDLVREELENILRGTPTVREGGQKRSKTPALDHFGRDLTELARKGELDPIIGREEEIRRVAQILSRRKKNNPVLIGEPGVGKTAIAEGLAIRIVNKQVPRVLHNKRLVTLDLGAIVAGTKYRGQFEERMKAIMNELIRVKDVILFIDELHTIVGAGSASGSLDASNMFKPALSRGELQCIGATTLDEYRMYIEKDGALERRFQKIMVDPPSAEETIAILHGLKDRYEAHHQVKYTDAAIQAAVRLSERYITDKYLPDKAIDVLDETGAMVHLANIVVPKEIVELEEEIKRIQQKKDAVIKAQEFEQAAIYRDQEKRLARKLEAARKEWQESENKVIATVTEQDIAEVVSMMTGIPVKKVAQSESERLLGMENELKKRIVGQDEVIAKLSRAIQRTRAGLKDPNRPIGSFIFLGPTGVGKTQLAKELAAYLFENEDALIRIDMSEYMEKFAVSRLIGAPPGYVGYEEGGQLTEKVRRHPYSVVLFDEIEKAHPDVFNILLQILDEGRITDSLGRRIDFKNTILIMTSNIGARQIRQGGGIGFAKGDEQADYESMKNRIMDEVKRVFNPEFLNRVDEIVVFRHLSKEDMVKIVDIVVEEMLEKVADRDIQIQLTKGAKEFIAEKGFDPVFGARPLKRTIQRYIEDPIAEEILRGNFSDGSRIQVRKKGDALDFIEVGKRTTEPIDTNPDDIDEVAN from the coding sequence ATGAAGAAAAATTTTTCCAGTCGTGTCCAAATAGTGATGCAATATGCACGAGAAGAGGCCTTACGGCTGGGTCATGATTATATAGGGACAGAACATTTATTATTAGGCCTAATACGAGAAGGCGAAGGGGTAGCGATTGAAATACTGAAGAACCTGGGGTGCGATATAGACGAGTTGAAGCGGTCAGTGGAGGATGCGGTCCGCACTACCGGCGACACCATGACGATCGGCGATATTCCATTGACAAAACGGGCCGAAAAGATTTTGAAAATGGCCTACATGGAAGCGGAACGCTATAAATCCGATGTCACTGGGACCGAACACCTGCTGCTAGCGCTGGTTCGAGAACGGGAGGGTGTTGCGGCTCAGGTGCTGTTGTCGTTCGACATCACTTATGACTTAGTCAGAGAGGAATTGGAGAATATTTTGCGGGGGACGCCGACGGTGCGAGAAGGGGGGCAAAAGCGTTCCAAGACCCCAGCCTTAGACCATTTTGGGCGTGATTTGACCGAGTTAGCCCGAAAGGGCGAATTAGACCCGATTATCGGCCGCGAAGAGGAGATCAGACGGGTGGCGCAGATCCTCAGCCGCCGGAAGAAAAATAATCCGGTTCTCATCGGTGAACCTGGGGTCGGCAAAACCGCAATCGCCGAAGGTCTGGCCATACGGATCGTCAATAAACAAGTGCCCCGAGTGCTCCATAATAAGCGGCTGGTCACCCTGGACCTGGGCGCGATCGTGGCTGGCACCAAATACCGCGGTCAATTTGAAGAGCGGATGAAAGCGATCATGAACGAGCTGATCCGCGTCAAAGATGTGATCCTGTTCATTGATGAGCTGCACACCATCGTCGGGGCTGGCAGTGCCTCTGGCTCGCTCGATGCATCGAATATGTTTAAGCCAGCTCTATCGCGAGGTGAGCTGCAATGCATCGGCGCTACCACGCTTGACGAATATCGCATGTACATCGAGAAAGATGGCGCGTTGGAGCGACGATTCCAGAAAATCATGGTCGATCCGCCCTCCGCTGAAGAGACGATAGCGATTCTGCACGGACTTAAAGATCGTTATGAGGCGCATCATCAGGTGAAGTACACCGACGCGGCCATTCAGGCAGCGGTTCGGCTTTCAGAGCGCTATATTACCGATAAATACCTGCCAGATAAAGCTATCGACGTGCTCGATGAGACCGGGGCGATGGTTCATTTGGCCAATATCGTAGTTCCCAAGGAAATTGTGGAATTGGAGGAGGAGATCAAGCGGATCCAGCAGAAAAAGGATGCGGTGATCAAGGCGCAAGAGTTCGAGCAAGCAGCCATCTATCGGGATCAGGAGAAGCGCCTGGCCCGAAAGCTGGAGGCTGCGCGCAAAGAATGGCAAGAGAGCGAAAATAAAGTGATCGCTACGGTCACCGAGCAGGACATCGCTGAGGTGGTCTCCATGATGACCGGCATCCCAGTCAAGAAAGTGGCGCAATCCGAATCAGAGCGATTGCTTGGGATGGAGAATGAACTCAAGAAACGGATCGTTGGGCAGGATGAAGTTATCGCCAAACTGAGTCGGGCGATTCAGCGGACTCGCGCTGGCCTCAAAGATCCGAATCGACCGATCGGCTCGTTCATCTTTCTGGGACCCACAGGCGTTGGCAAGACGCAATTGGCGAAAGAGCTGGCGGCTTACCTGTTCGAAAATGAGGATGCGCTGATCCGCATTGATATGTCCGAATACATGGAAAAATTTGCTGTGTCGCGGCTCATTGGAGCCCCTCCCGGTTATGTGGGGTATGAAGAGGGTGGTCAGCTCACTGAGAAGGTCCGACGCCATCCCTATTCTGTGGTATTGTTCGATGAAATCGAAAAAGCGCATCCCGATGTGTTCAATATCTTGCTTCAAATCTTGGATGAAGGCCGGATCACCGACAGTTTGGGACGACGGATCGACTTCAAAAACACGATCTTGATCATGACTTCTAACATTGGCGCTCGCCAAATTCGGCAAGGCGGCGGAATTGGTTTTGCGAAAGGCGATGAACAAGCTGATTATGAATCCATGAAAAATAGGATCATGGATGAAGTCAAACGGGTTTTCAATCCAGAGTTTCTTAATCGGGTTGATGAAATCGTGGTATTTCGCCATTTGAGCAAAGAGGATATGGTTAAGATTGTGGATATCGTGGTGGAGGAGATGCTCGAGAAAGTGGCGGATCGGGATATTCAAATCCAACTCACGAAGGGCGCCAAAGAATTCATAGCAGAGAAGGGATTTGACCCAGTATTTGGAGCGCGGCCGCTAAAGCGGACCATCCAGCGCTATATCGAAGACCCGATTGCAGAGGAGATCCTTCGCGGCAATTTCTCCGATGGAAGTCGAATTCAAGTCAGGAAAAAAGGGGACGCGCTGGATTTCATCGAGGTTGGCAAGCGAACCACCGAGCCCATTGACACCAATCCAGATGATATTGATGAGGTCGCCAATTAA
- the prfB gene encoding peptide chain release factor 2 (programmed frameshift): MIGEMRDRLELLKSRIEELRGYLEIDKKSEQIQQLEQETLKPDFWNDRDRAQQTMREINQRKTKVTQWQTLASKAAYIDELLTLSEEERDEQFLADVNAEIDELAGLVEKIEFENMLNDPDDHLNAILTIHPGAGGTESQDWAQMLMRMYLRWIERHNFHSEILDLQAGEEAGIKSVTIEVQGEYAYGYLKAEIGVHRLIRISPFDANRRRHTSFASVFVYPEVNNEIEIVINPNDLRIDTFRASGAGGQHVNKTSSAVRITHIPTGIVVQCQSERSQHMNRENAMKILMSRLYQKKKEEELEKMQELEKSKKEIGWGNQIRSYVFHPYNLVKDHRTKIETSNIQNVMDGDLDQFIHAYLKQTI, encoded by the exons ATGATTGGAGAAATGAGAGATCGGTTGGAATTATTGAAGTCACGCATCGAAGAGCTACGAGGCTATCTT GAAATCGATAAAAAAAGTGAACAGATACAACAATTGGAGCAAGAGACTTTAAAGCCAGATTTTTGGAATGACCGTGATCGTGCTCAACAGACGATGCGCGAAATTAATCAGCGCAAAACCAAAGTAACCCAATGGCAGACCTTAGCCAGTAAAGCCGCTTATATAGATGAGCTTTTGACGTTAAGCGAAGAAGAACGAGATGAGCAGTTTTTGGCTGATGTGAACGCTGAGATCGATGAATTAGCTGGATTGGTTGAGAAGATTGAATTTGAAAATATGCTCAATGATCCTGACGATCATCTGAATGCGATATTGACTATTCATCCCGGCGCGGGCGGCACTGAGAGTCAGGATTGGGCACAAATGCTCATGCGGATGTATTTGCGCTGGATCGAACGACACAATTTTCATTCAGAGATTTTGGACCTGCAAGCGGGGGAGGAAGCTGGAATCAAGAGCGTCACCATCGAAGTGCAAGGCGAATACGCTTATGGCTATTTGAAAGCCGAAATTGGCGTGCATCGATTGATCCGCATTTCACCATTCGATGCAAATCGCCGACGACATACATCCTTCGCCTCGGTATTCGTCTATCCCGAGGTGAACAATGAGATCGAAATCGTCATCAATCCGAATGATCTGCGCATCGATACCTTTCGTGCCAGTGGTGCCGGCGGCCAGCATGTCAACAAAACCAGCTCGGCAGTTCGGATCACCCATATCCCCACAGGCATTGTGGTTCAGTGTCAAAGTGAACGTTCCCAGCACATGAACCGTGAGAACGCCATGAAAATCTTGATGTCGCGGCTTTATCAGAAAAAAAAGGAGGAGGAGCTCGAAAAAATGCAAGAGTTGGAAAAATCGAAGAAGGAAATTGGCTGGGGCAATCAAATTCGGTCATACGTGTTTCATCCCTATAATTTGGTCAAGGATCACAGGACCAAGATCGAAACCAGCAACATCCAAAATGTCATGGATGGCGATTTGGATCAGTTCATTCATGCTTATCTCAAGCAAACTATTTAG
- the alr gene encoding alanine racemase, which yields MRPTVAEVDLSAIANNIIAIKQRVAPAQVMAVVKADAYGHGAVPVARVALSSGASYLGVALVEEGIELRSHGFLEPILVFSGAFAHQLEEFFQYDLEVTVYTKEIVDALTQLSVSFQKPIRVHVKIDTGMGRVGVSWDKAIEFIRYVRQSPGIVLQGIYTHFATADEADKSFANLQFQRFQAILAALREQNIHIPLKHAANSGAILDLPETYLDMVRPGVMMYGYYPSNTTTESVSIRPAMTLKSRVSFIKSVPKNFSVSYGRQYITARPTRIASIPIGYADGYNRLLSNRAVVTIRGRKFPLVGRVCMDMVMADIGLEHPVEVGDEVILFGRPEDNAMTVKEICQMLKTIPYEVTCWISRRVPRVYV from the coding sequence TTGCGGCCGACAGTTGCGGAGGTTGACCTCTCAGCGATTGCGAACAATATCATAGCGATCAAGCAGCGGGTCGCGCCAGCTCAGGTGATGGCCGTGGTAAAAGCTGACGCTTACGGCCATGGCGCTGTGCCGGTGGCTCGGGTCGCACTCTCTAGCGGGGCCAGCTATTTGGGCGTGGCGCTAGTGGAAGAGGGGATTGAGCTTCGAAGTCATGGGTTTTTAGAACCCATTCTTGTTTTTAGCGGGGCTTTTGCCCATCAATTAGAGGAATTCTTTCAGTATGACCTCGAGGTGACCGTTTACACAAAGGAAATTGTGGATGCGCTGACGCAACTGTCAGTCAGCTTTCAAAAGCCGATTCGCGTTCATGTGAAGATTGATACCGGCATGGGGCGCGTGGGGGTCAGTTGGGACAAAGCAATTGAATTCATTCGTTATGTGCGCCAGTCCCCTGGGATTGTATTGCAGGGAATTTATACGCATTTTGCTACAGCGGATGAAGCGGATAAGAGCTTCGCCAACCTCCAATTTCAGCGGTTCCAAGCAATTTTAGCCGCATTACGGGAACAAAACATTCACATCCCGCTCAAACACGCTGCCAACAGTGGGGCAATTCTGGATCTGCCAGAGACATACTTGGACATGGTTCGACCCGGGGTGATGATGTATGGCTATTATCCCTCGAATACAACCACCGAGAGTGTATCGATCCGACCAGCGATGACGCTAAAATCGCGGGTGAGCTTCATCAAATCGGTTCCCAAAAATTTCAGTGTCAGCTATGGACGGCAATATATCACTGCGAGACCGACGCGCATCGCTTCCATCCCGATCGGCTATGCGGATGGCTACAACCGATTACTCAGCAATCGCGCTGTGGTGACCATCCGAGGTAGAAAATTCCCGCTGGTGGGCCGGGTTTGCATGGATATGGTCATGGCCGATATCGGCCTGGAACATCCCGTGGAGGTCGGCGATGAAGTGATCCTGTTCGGTCGCCCCGAAGATAACGCGATGACGGTCAAAGAAATTTGTCAAATGTTAAAGACAATTCCGTACGAGGTGACATGCTGGATATCTCGGCGTGTCCCCAGAGTGTATGTTTGA
- a CDS encoding UvrB/UvrC motif-containing protein — protein sequence MICEICGIREATIKFTQVVDKTKKELNLCKICAEEKGLTNPLVAFPKIIGGLILGIVGEWPEAMRRETLDLKCRQCELTWQEFQSGGLLGCSECYESFAEPLKNLLRKMHGSNKHIGNRPVSQRQPGTVEDIERLRKELARAIQNENYERAAKLRDRIRDIEANLSG from the coding sequence ATGATCTGTGAGATCTGCGGCATTCGCGAAGCAACTATCAAATTCACTCAGGTGGTGGATAAGACGAAAAAAGAGCTGAACCTCTGCAAAATATGCGCGGAGGAGAAAGGGCTTACCAATCCCCTGGTCGCATTTCCCAAGATCATCGGTGGTTTGATTTTGGGCATTGTGGGGGAATGGCCCGAAGCAATGCGACGGGAAACGCTCGACCTTAAATGTCGCCAATGCGAACTAACATGGCAGGAATTCCAGAGCGGCGGTCTGTTAGGTTGCAGCGAGTGCTATGAAAGTTTTGCTGAACCATTGAAAAATCTGCTGCGAAAGATGCATGGCAGCAATAAACACATTGGCAACCGGCCGGTGAGCCAGCGCCAACCCGGCACGGTTGAAGATATCGAGCGGCTTCGCAAAGAACTTGCTCGGGCCATCCAGAATGAAAATTATGAGCGAGCCGCGAAACTTCGGGATCGGATCCGAGACATAGAAGCCAATTTGTCTGGCTAA
- a CDS encoding lipoprotein-releasing ABC transporter permease subunit, with protein sequence MSYEFFIAKRYFRSKRRTGFISLINYFSIAGVTIGVAALIIVLSVMNGFETEVRSRIIGFDAHIRFRSFHYRGVENYEKFMEQLKTFQHVKALSPYIQERAMVLNGDNKDLILVKGIDVDLAKKVSDVGTKIIYGELNLDTVLVAGENPLPGIVLGKSLAMNLDVNLNDKIFLASFVNTKNIAMPQVPLVKAFRVTGLFETGLYDYDRNFGYVSIPAGQQLFRMDGKVSGIEIMLDKMNLELLSSVAQKISNTFGYPYTAETWYERNKNLFSWMQIEKWAAFIILSLIIMVAAFNIISTLIMVVMEKKREIGILKSIGATSQSVMKIFVFQGVISGVIGTILGCLIGYVLCWSQLHYRWFSLPSDIYFINALPVEMKVLDFLMISAAGILICFLATIYPSRRAAKLDPVQAIRYE encoded by the coding sequence ATGTCTTACGAATTTTTCATTGCAAAACGATATTTTCGTTCCAAGCGCCGAACTGGTTTTATTTCGTTGATCAACTATTTTTCCATCGCTGGGGTCACGATTGGAGTGGCTGCGTTGATCATTGTGCTATCGGTGATGAACGGTTTTGAGACTGAGGTCCGATCGCGGATCATCGGCTTCGATGCCCATATTCGGTTCCGGAGCTTTCATTATCGGGGCGTGGAGAACTATGAGAAGTTCATGGAGCAGCTCAAGACGTTCCAGCACGTCAAAGCCCTATCGCCGTATATTCAAGAACGGGCGATGGTGCTCAATGGCGATAATAAAGACCTGATCTTGGTGAAAGGAATTGATGTTGATCTGGCCAAAAAAGTATCAGACGTGGGGACCAAAATCATTTATGGAGAGCTGAATCTCGATACGGTTTTGGTCGCGGGGGAGAATCCTTTACCTGGGATCGTCCTTGGCAAGAGCCTTGCCATGAATTTGGACGTTAACCTCAATGATAAAATCTTTTTGGCCAGCTTTGTCAACACCAAGAATATTGCCATGCCCCAAGTGCCGCTGGTCAAAGCTTTTCGGGTGACCGGCTTATTCGAGACTGGCCTGTACGATTATGATCGCAATTTCGGATACGTATCGATCCCTGCCGGTCAGCAGCTCTTTCGCATGGATGGCAAGGTATCTGGCATCGAGATCATGTTAGATAAGATGAATTTGGAGCTACTGTCGTCCGTGGCTCAAAAGATCAGCAATACGTTTGGCTACCCGTACACTGCCGAGACGTGGTACGAACGGAATAAAAATTTATTTTCTTGGATGCAGATTGAAAAATGGGCCGCCTTTATTATCCTCAGCCTGATCATCATGGTCGCTGCGTTTAATATCATCAGCACGCTGATCATGGTGGTGATGGAAAAGAAACGGGAGATCGGCATCTTGAAGTCGATCGGCGCGACTTCGCAATCGGTGATGAAGATCTTTGTCTTTCAGGGGGTCATTTCTGGGGTGATTGGCACCATTCTGGGATGTTTGATCGGATATGTGCTATGCTGGTCGCAACTGCATTACCGCTGGTTCTCATTACCATCGGATATTTATTTCATCAATGCACTGCCAGTTGAGATGAAAGTTTTGGATTTTTTGATGATTTCTGCCGCCGGGATTTTGATCTGTTTTCTTGCGACCATTTATCCATCGCGAAGAGCAGCAAAGCTGGACCCGGTGCAGGCGATTAGATATGAGTAA
- a CDS encoding ABC transporter ATP-binding protein, producing the protein MRNLNRIVLTDNLYKNYYLDSRTIEVLKGIDLEIYEGEVVAIMGPSGVGKSTLLHILGVLDRPTKGRVLIDGIDIFQYNDQQLAAYRNRSVGFVFQFHHLLPEFSALENVMLPGLIAGLDKVLVRNRAIELLTEVGLEERLDHRPNELSGGEQQRVAVARALINSPKLLLADEPSGNLDRQAAESLHRLFWDLNHKLHQTLIIVTHNQELANQADRVIELFDGRVRFNKSKGDRS; encoded by the coding sequence ATGAGAAATTTAAATCGGATCGTATTGACAGACAATCTCTATAAGAACTACTACCTGGATTCGCGGACGATCGAGGTGCTGAAGGGCATCGATCTGGAAATTTATGAAGGCGAAGTTGTTGCGATCATGGGCCCCTCAGGAGTGGGGAAGAGCACGTTGTTGCATATTTTGGGCGTGCTGGATCGTCCCACCAAGGGCCGTGTGTTGATTGACGGGATCGATATTTTTCAATATAACGATCAGCAGTTAGCTGCCTACCGAAATAGATCGGTGGGGTTTGTATTTCAGTTCCATCATTTATTACCGGAATTTTCTGCGCTGGAGAACGTGATGCTCCCTGGCCTGATCGCTGGGCTTGATAAGGTACTGGTTCGGAATCGTGCCATTGAGCTGCTGACTGAAGTTGGATTGGAGGAGCGATTGGACCATCGTCCTAACGAACTCTCGGGCGGTGAACAACAGCGGGTGGCGGTCGCTCGCGCCCTGATCAATTCGCCCAAATTGCTGTTGGCTGATGAGCCGTCAGGAAACCTGGACCGTCAGGCAGCCGAGTCGCTGCATCGCTTGTTTTGGGATTTGAATCACAAATTGCATCAAACCTTGATTATCGTTACCCATAATCAGGAGTTAGCAAATCAGGCCGATCGCGTGATCGAATTGTTCGATGGTCGGGTTCGATTCAATAAAAGCAAGGGTGATCGCTCATGA
- the lysS gene encoding lysine--tRNA ligase produces MEELTELQKIRYEKLQQIIQMGVNPYPHCYDRTHFAGDILQNFDNYENKPVSVAGRVMSIRKHGRAAFAHIMDSSGRIQIYVRQDQVGEKRFQLFDLIDIGDILGVKGEVFKTRTGEITILVKQFELLSKTLRTLPIVKEKIEEGERLVYDEFADKEMRYRQRYVDLIVNPEVRQVFIKRSRIIQLIRKFLEARGYLEVETPILQPLYGGAAARPFITHHNALDIDLYLRIADELYLKRLIVGGFEGVFEFGKDFRNEGIDRFHNPEFTMLELYVAYQDYNFMMELVETMVSTTVEQLNGTMRLVYQGNEIDFTPPWPRRKMADILFEYAGQPIIGRSKTELLAIAKKLNIPIEAGADVGKIIDEIFSELVEPHLIQPTFIVDYPIELSPLAKKHRSEPGLVERFEGYVAGKEICNAFSELNDPIDQRARFEQQLEFARAGNEEAHVMDEDYIRALEYGMPPTAGLGVGVDRLVMILTDSPSIRDVIFFPHMRPEK; encoded by the coding sequence GTGGAAGAATTAACAGAGCTACAAAAGATCCGTTATGAAAAACTGCAGCAGATCATCCAAATGGGGGTGAATCCGTATCCTCATTGCTATGATCGAACCCATTTTGCTGGAGATATTCTTCAGAATTTTGATAATTACGAAAATAAACCGGTTAGTGTGGCGGGCAGGGTGATGTCCATTCGCAAACATGGCCGGGCTGCCTTCGCCCACATCATGGATAGCAGCGGTCGCATCCAGATCTATGTTCGCCAGGATCAAGTCGGCGAGAAGCGATTTCAACTATTCGATCTGATCGATATTGGGGACATCCTTGGGGTAAAAGGCGAGGTCTTCAAGACACGAACTGGTGAAATAACGATTTTAGTGAAGCAGTTCGAATTATTATCCAAGACGCTGCGAACGCTGCCGATCGTGAAAGAAAAGATCGAAGAAGGCGAGCGACTGGTTTATGATGAATTTGCAGATAAAGAGATGCGCTATCGCCAGCGCTATGTAGATCTGATCGTCAATCCAGAGGTGAGGCAGGTATTCATTAAGCGAAGCCGCATCATTCAATTGATTCGAAAATTCCTGGAAGCGAGAGGGTATTTGGAGGTAGAGACTCCGATTCTTCAGCCGCTTTATGGCGGTGCGGCCGCTCGCCCCTTTATCACCCATCATAATGCTTTGGATATTGACTTGTACCTCAGAATTGCGGATGAGCTCTATCTAAAGCGATTGATCGTGGGCGGGTTTGAGGGCGTGTTCGAATTTGGCAAAGATTTTCGCAATGAGGGGATCGATCGATTTCACAATCCTGAATTTACCATGCTTGAGCTTTATGTGGCCTATCAGGACTATAATTTCATGATGGAACTTGTGGAAACCATGGTCAGTACCACTGTTGAGCAGTTAAATGGAACCATGCGATTGGTGTATCAGGGGAATGAGATCGATTTTACACCGCCTTGGCCACGCCGCAAGATGGCCGATATTTTATTCGAATATGCTGGGCAACCGATCATTGGCCGAAGCAAGACCGAACTGCTGGCAATCGCTAAAAAATTAAATATCCCGATCGAGGCCGGGGCCGATGTTGGCAAAATCATCGATGAGATTTTCAGCGAATTGGTGGAGCCCCATCTCATCCAGCCAACATTCATTGTCGACTATCCGATTGAATTGTCCCCGCTGGCCAAAAAGCATCGCAGTGAACCGGGCTTGGTGGAACGATTTGAAGGTTACGTCGCGGGCAAGGAGATTTGCAATGCTTTTTCTGAACTGAATGACCCGATTGATCAGCGGGCTCGATTTGAACAACAATTAGAATTCGCACGAGCTGGCAATGAAGAAGCGCATGTGATGGATGAGGATTACATCCGTGCTTTGGAATATGGGATGCCGCCCACCGCAGGGTTGGGAGTCGGCGTCGATCGTTTGGTGATGATTCTCACTGATTCACCATCGATTCGGGATGTCATCTTCTTCCCGCATATGCGGCCAGAAAAATGA
- a CDS encoding hydrolase has product MTRHETVLTKGTTGLLVIDIQERINAVMKYRERVVKNTAKLISGLKILNVPIFVTEQYRKGLGPTEKPILDLINQSTIVEKMTYSCCMAQPLMEQLRTHQIKQVAVCGIETHVCVLQTCLDLLAHGFQVHLVTDAISSRRKLDHEAAIDRMVQAGVIPTTTEAVLFELLEQAGTPEFKQISKLVK; this is encoded by the coding sequence ATGACACGGCATGAGACTGTTTTAACAAAAGGGACAACGGGTTTATTGGTAATTGATATTCAGGAGCGAATTAATGCAGTGATGAAATACCGAGAGCGCGTTGTGAAGAATACTGCGAAATTGATCAGCGGTTTAAAAATTTTAAATGTGCCAATCTTCGTAACCGAACAATATCGCAAGGGATTGGGGCCAACCGAAAAGCCAATTTTAGATTTGATCAATCAATCGACAATTGTGGAGAAGATGACCTATAGTTGTTGCATGGCTCAGCCGCTGATGGAGCAATTGCGCACCCATCAGATAAAACAAGTGGCCGTTTGCGGCATCGAAACGCATGTCTGTGTTTTGCAAACATGCTTGGATCTGTTGGCTCATGGCTTTCAGGTCCATCTGGTAACTGATGCGATTTCGTCGCGCCGAAAATTGGATCACGAGGCCGCGATCGATCGAATGGTTCAAGCCGGGGTTATCCCGACCACTACCGAAGCCGTTCTGTTCGAACTGCTGGAACAAGCTGGCACACCAGAATTCAAACAGATATCCAAATTGGTAAAATAA